A stretch of Oncorhynchus gorbuscha isolate QuinsamMale2020 ecotype Even-year linkage group LG24, OgorEven_v1.0, whole genome shotgun sequence DNA encodes these proteins:
- the LOC124012254 gene encoding armadillo-like helical domain-containing protein 2: MFQRIALFYSNHIKNYLFPNDEGSDEGNKKLHYKKIRLAGQDIQNTELPLENRILAVHNIGLLGYTGGYAAATCAAEYMPAMADFLKQHSLSDDQRISVLEGLSGVCYVHLTNQKQAHSIGLYSTLQELMDPTCPLSLSTKAKMWSCYLLNILCCNNIPVIRTLVGSQSLRLTLEALEGQDWYGWPKNYARELLCMLGFWAPQVVTAIGAGQVTVQNDGS; encoded by the exons ATGTTTCAGCGAATTGCATTATTTTACAGCAACCATATCAAAAACTACCTGTTTCCCAATGATGAGGGGTCTGATGAAGGCAATAAGAAACTGCACTATAAGAAGATTAGACTAGCAGGCCAGGACATTCAGAACACAGAACTGCCTCTGGAGAATAGAATACTGGCAGTCCACAACATTGGCCTACTGGGATACAcag GTGGCTATGCAGCAGCAACCTGTGCTGCAGAGTACATGCCAGCCATGGCAGACTTCCTCAAGCAGCACAGCCTGTCAGATGACCAGAGGATCTCTGTGCTAGAGGGGCTGTCTGGTGTCTGTTATGTCCACTTGACCAACCAGAAGCAGGCCCACTCAATAGGCCTCTACTCCACACTACAG GAGCTGATGGACCCCACCTGCCCACTGTCTCTATCCACAAAGGCTAAAATGTGGAGCTGCTACTTGCTCAACATCCTGTGTTGTAACAACATCCCAGTTATACGCACCTTGGTGGGGTCACAGAGCCTGAGGCTGACCCTAGAGGCTCTGGAGGGACAGGACTGGTACGGCTGGCCGAAGAACTACGCCAGGGAACTGCTCTGCATGCTAGGGTTCTGGGCACCACAGGTTGTTACAGCAATAGGCGCAGGACAGGTTACAGTGCAAAACGATGGCTCTTAA